A region of the Kribbella sp. NBC_01245 genome:
CACGGACCCAGTGGTGGCTAAGAGGGCGGATTCCGACGAATGAATGCAAAGAGAAGGTGCCGGGCGGACGCCGCGGAAGACCCGCGCGTGGTCAGAACGGACCGATGAACGGCAACACACCGCGTCACAACGGCCGGACGACGCGCCGGGAACTGGTCAGAAGGGACCGATGAAGGGCGGCGCGCCGGGTTACAAGGGCCCGATGAACGGCATACACGTGGGGGTTTGGCGTGTCGGGGGCGAGGGCGGCGGTGGTTAGGGGCGGGGGGCGTACATGATTATGGCGACGCCTAGGAGGCAGATGGCGGCGCCGGTTAGGTCGTAGCGGTCGGGGTGGAATTTGTCGACGAGGATGCCCCAGGCTAGGGATCCGGCTACGAAGATGCCGCCGTATGCCGCGAGGATGCGGCCGAAGTGGGGATCGGGCTGGAAGGTCGCGACGAAGCCATAGGCGCCGAGGGCAACGATTCCGGCGGCGATCCACCAGAGGCCGCGATGTTCGCGCCAGCCTTGCCAGATCAGCCAGGCGCCGCCGATCTCCGCGATGGCGGCCAGTACGAACAACGCGATGGATCTGGCGATGGTCATGGTGACGAACGTACTCAGTCGGTTGCCGTACCACCCGTCGCC
Encoded here:
- a CDS encoding YnfA family protein is translated as MTIARSIALFVLAAIAEIGGAWLIWQGWREHRGLWWIAAGIVALGAYGFVATFQPDPHFGRILAAYGGIFVAGSLAWGILVDKFHPDRYDLTGAAICLLGVAIIMYAPRP